From the Leptolyngbya sp. O-77 genome, one window contains:
- a CDS encoding amino acid ABC transporter ATP-binding protein, with the protein MILAENVEKWYDNNFHVLRGVSLTVQKGEVVVVMGPSGSGKSTFIRTFNALESYQKGKIVIDGIHLSHDLKNIDAIRREVGMVFQQFNLFPHLSVLQNVMLAPIWVRRWPKARAEEKALQLLERVGILEQAKKFPGQLSGGQQQRVAIARALAMEPKIMLFDEPTSALDPEMVREVLDVMRTLARSGMTMVCVTHEVGFAREVADRVVLMADGLLVEEGTPETFFNNPKEERTQKFLSQIL; encoded by the coding sequence GTGATCCTGGCTGAAAATGTGGAGAAGTGGTATGACAACAATTTTCATGTGCTGCGCGGGGTCAGCCTGACGGTGCAGAAGGGTGAAGTGGTGGTGGTGATGGGCCCCTCCGGTTCGGGCAAGTCCACCTTTATTCGCACCTTCAATGCGCTGGAAAGCTATCAAAAGGGCAAGATTGTTATCGATGGGATTCATCTATCGCACGATTTGAAGAATATTGACGCGATTCGCCGCGAAGTCGGCATGGTGTTTCAACAGTTCAACCTGTTTCCCCATCTGTCGGTGCTGCAAAACGTGATGCTGGCTCCCATTTGGGTGCGCCGCTGGCCCAAGGCTCGCGCTGAGGAAAAAGCCCTGCAATTGCTGGAGCGGGTGGGCATTTTGGAGCAGGCGAAGAAGTTTCCGGGGCAGCTTTCGGGGGGGCAGCAGCAGCGGGTGGCGATCGCCCGCGCGCTGGCAATGGAGCCGAAGATCATGCTGTTTGACGAACCTACCAGCGCCCTCGATCCAGAAATGGTGCGCGAGGTGCTGGACGTGATGCGAACCCTGGCGCGATCGGGCATGACAATGGTCTGCGTCACCCACGAGGTCGGCTTTGCCCGCGAAGTAGCCGATCGCGTGGTGCTGATGGCGGACGGTCTGCTAGTCGAAGAAGGCACGCCCGAAACCTTTTTCAACAATCCCAAAGAGGAGCGGACGCAGAAGTTTCTGTCGCAAATTCTGTAG